In a genomic window of Pseudomonas putida:
- a CDS encoding efflux RND transporter permease subunit codes for MSISHYCIDRPIFASVISIIITLAGAVAMLALPVAQYPDITPPQITVAATYPGADAQVVANNVAAPIEQQVNGADNMIYMNSSSSATGNMTLNVFFEIGTDPSLAQVDVQNRVNLALPQLPSAVQSQGIQVQKKSSAFMMVLAVYSAGDRYDSTYVANYANLYVLDALKRIPGANQASIFGTPDYAMRIWLKPDRMAQLGITAADVQKAVANQNQQFAVGRVGQSPTGSPVEQSFAVTTKGRLTEPSEFENIILRASNEGAAIVRLKDVGRAELGQKDYSLRSTYQGKPATLIAVYQQPGANALDVSAAVTKTLADMKATFPEGIEYKIVMDTTAFTRASISEVIHTFFEALVLVVIVVFLFLQSLRATLIPVIAVPVSIVGTFIGMSALGFSVNMLTLFGMVLAIGIVVDDAIVVIENVERNMHVHKMNPKDAAKRAMDEVAGPVVAIVLVLCAVFIPVAFMGGITGQLYKQFAITIAISVVISGLVALTLSPALAALLLKPQHGEKNAFFRWFERSFERMTEGYSRSVAFMIKRFALGLLVFAGMIVLIILMAGRLPSAFLPPEDQGYLLGAVIMPDAASLDRTDSVGSVVTDFFMHDESVEGVAIASGYSLLDGQNKNNAAAFFVGFKDFEERYKNSDTIKEQSAPAVIQKAARAFSTVQEGIILPVNPPSIPGLGTTGGMEVWVQSKGDGNVDQLAEMVATLLAKAKERPELGSVTSTFNVHSRQLMVDVDREKAESLGVPVEDVYSAMQTMFGSLYVSQFNKFSRLWQVILQAEPSYRLKAEDLQQIYVRSKNLGMVPLKAVLTTRYVTGPDLLTRFNNFPAVKLTANAAPGYSTGQALGALEEISAEIMTNDYALALSGEAFEEKKSGGASSQVFIFGLVMVFLILAAQYEKWSLPVGVLMAVPFALFGALLAVLLRGLSNDVYFQIGLTMLVALAAKNAILIFEFAVLNRESGMSAYDAAMTAAKERLRPIVMTSLAFILGCVPLAIAVGASENSRHSIGTGVIGGMLAATVIAVFFIPMFYYLIERMTGKKEDKQQVVQTPSAQIPDGAAQNKHEGD; via the coding sequence ATGAGCATTTCTCACTACTGTATTGATCGTCCGATCTTCGCCTCGGTTATCTCGATCATCATCACCCTGGCCGGCGCGGTGGCCATGCTCGCCCTGCCCGTCGCCCAGTACCCGGACATCACGCCACCGCAAATCACCGTGGCGGCCACCTACCCCGGCGCCGACGCGCAGGTGGTGGCGAACAACGTCGCGGCGCCCATCGAACAGCAGGTCAACGGCGCCGACAACATGATCTACATGAACTCGTCGAGCTCGGCGACGGGCAACATGACCCTCAACGTGTTCTTCGAGATCGGCACCGACCCGTCGCTGGCCCAGGTGGACGTGCAAAACCGGGTCAACCTGGCGCTGCCGCAGCTGCCGTCGGCGGTGCAAAGCCAGGGTATCCAGGTACAGAAAAAATCCTCGGCCTTCATGATGGTGCTCGCGGTGTATTCCGCCGGCGATCGCTACGACAGCACCTACGTCGCCAACTACGCCAACCTCTATGTGCTGGATGCGCTCAAGCGCATTCCCGGTGCCAACCAGGCCAGTATCTTCGGCACGCCGGACTACGCGATGCGGATCTGGCTCAAGCCCGACCGGATGGCGCAGCTGGGCATCACCGCCGCCGATGTGCAGAAGGCCGTGGCCAACCAGAACCAGCAATTCGCCGTGGGCCGGGTCGGCCAGTCGCCGACCGGATCGCCGGTGGAGCAGTCGTTTGCGGTGACCACCAAGGGCCGCCTGACCGAGCCTTCCGAGTTCGAAAACATCATCCTGCGTGCCAGCAACGAGGGCGCGGCCATCGTGCGGCTCAAGGACGTCGGCCGCGCGGAACTCGGGCAGAAAGACTACTCGCTGCGCAGCACCTACCAGGGCAAGCCGGCGACGCTGATTGCGGTCTATCAACAACCCGGGGCCAACGCCCTTGACGTTTCGGCGGCGGTGACCAAGACCCTGGCCGACATGAAGGCCACCTTTCCCGAGGGCATCGAATACAAGATCGTGATGGACACCACCGCCTTCACCCGCGCGTCGATTTCCGAGGTGATTCACACCTTCTTCGAGGCCCTGGTGCTGGTGGTCATCGTGGTGTTCCTGTTCCTGCAGAGCCTGCGCGCGACGCTGATTCCGGTGATTGCGGTGCCCGTGTCGATTGTCGGTACCTTCATCGGCATGTCGGCCCTGGGCTTTTCCGTGAACATGCTGACGCTGTTCGGCATGGTGCTGGCCATCGGCATCGTGGTGGACGACGCGATCGTGGTGATCGAGAACGTCGAGCGCAACATGCACGTGCACAAGATGAACCCCAAGGACGCCGCCAAGCGGGCGATGGACGAAGTGGCGGGCCCCGTTGTGGCCATCGTGCTGGTGCTGTGTGCGGTGTTCATCCCGGTGGCGTTCATGGGCGGGATCACCGGCCAGCTCTATAAACAGTTCGCAATTACTATCGCGATTTCCGTGGTGATTTCCGGCCTGGTGGCCCTGACTCTGTCACCGGCGCTGGCGGCGTTGCTGCTCAAGCCGCAGCACGGCGAGAAGAACGCGTTTTTCCGCTGGTTCGAACGCAGCTTCGAGCGCATGACCGAGGGCTATTCGCGTTCGGTGGCGTTCATGATCAAGCGGTTTGCCCTGGGCTTGCTGGTCTTTGCCGGGATGATCGTGCTGATCATATTGATGGCAGGCCGATTACCCAGCGCCTTCCTGCCGCCTGAGGACCAGGGTTATCTGCTGGGCGCGGTGATCATGCCCGATGCCGCCAGCCTTGACCGCACCGACTCGGTGGGCAGCGTGGTCACAGACTTCTTCATGCACGATGAGTCGGTCGAAGGCGTAGCCATCGCCAGCGGCTACAGCCTGCTGGACGGCCAGAACAAGAACAACGCCGCGGCGTTTTTCGTCGGTTTCAAGGATTTCGAGGAGCGCTACAAGAACTCGGACACCATCAAGGAGCAAAGCGCCCCGGCGGTGATCCAGAAAGCGGCCCGCGCCTTTTCCACCGTGCAGGAAGGCATCATTCTGCCGGTCAACCCGCCGTCCATTCCGGGCCTGGGCACCACTGGCGGCATGGAGGTGTGGGTGCAGAGCAAGGGCGACGGCAACGTCGACCAACTGGCAGAAATGGTCGCCACCCTGCTGGCCAAGGCCAAGGAGCGTCCGGAACTGGGTTCGGTCACGTCGACCTTCAACGTGCATTCGCGGCAGTTGATGGTCGATGTCGACCGGGAAAAGGCCGAGTCACTGGGGGTGCCGGTGGAAGACGTCTACAGCGCCATGCAGACCATGTTCGGTTCGCTGTACGTTTCGCAGTTCAACAAGTTCAGCCGACTGTGGCAGGTGATCCTTCAGGCCGAGCCGTCCTACCGCCTGAAAGCCGAGGACCTGCAACAGATTTACGTGCGCAGCAAAAACCTCGGCATGGTGCCGCTCAAGGCCGTGTTGACCACCCGCTACGTCACCGGTCCCGACCTGCTCACCCGCTTCAACAACTTCCCGGCGGTCAAGCTCACCGCCAACGCCGCCCCCGGCTACAGCACGGGACAGGCGCTCGGGGCGCTGGAAGAAATCAGCGCCGAAATCATGACCAACGACTATGCGCTGGCCTTGAGTGGTGAAGCGTTCGAGGAGAAAAAGAGCGGTGGCGCGTCCTCCCAGGTGTTCATCTTCGGCCTGGTGATGGTGTTCCTGATTCTCGCGGCGCAGTACGAGAAGTGGTCGCTGCCGGTCGGCGTATTGATGGCGGTGCCGTTTGCCCTGTTCGGCGCCCTGCTCGCCGTGCTTTTGCGAGGTTTGAGCAATGACGTGTACTTCCAGATCGGCCTGACCATGCTGGTGGCTCTGGCGGCGAAGAACGCCATTCTGATTTTCGAGTTCGCGGTACTGAACCGGGAATCCGGCATGTCCGCCTACGACGCCGCCATGACGGCCGCCAAGGAACGTTTGCGGCCGATCGTGATGACCTCGCTGGCCTTCATCCTCGGCTGTGTGCCGCTGGCGATCGCCGTCGGCGCGTCCGAGAACAGCCGGCACTCCATCGGCACCGGGGTGATCGGCGGGATGCTGGCAGCGACGGTGATCGCAGTGTTCTTCATTCCGATGTTCTACTACCTGATCGAACGCATGACCGGGAAGAAGGAAGACAAGCAACAGGTGGTCCAGACGCCATCCGCGCAAATCCCCGATGGGGCGGCGCAAAACAAGCATGAGGGGGATTGA
- a CDS encoding efflux RND transporter periplasmic adaptor subunit, which produces MTVTSSDTPVTFEFVAQTESSREVEIRARVAGFLDKRQYTEGDLVKPGQVLFQMDRKPFEAALASAQGQMAQQQARWEVAKATLARVKPLAAQNAVSKMDLDNAVGAERETKAAVLAAEGQVRTAQLNLSYTTITSPLNGLSGDAKKQEGSYVTPGESGLLTSVFQMDPIYVNFSLSENETLKYRDEIAAGRLKFPPRSDFVVEVVLADGTVVPEHGKVNFTAPAYSQDTGTFLVRAVLANPNGLLRPGQFVRALAKGASRPNAILVPQKAVLEGAKSHFVWVVNGEGKPEQRVVEVGEWQGDNWFISKGLKAGERIVVDGALRVTPGGPLKINEATVKAPVAPESGQTIKAGSKAAPGGTSP; this is translated from the coding sequence ATGACGGTCACTTCGAGCGATACACCCGTGACGTTCGAATTCGTCGCCCAGACCGAGAGCTCCCGGGAGGTGGAAATCCGCGCCCGGGTCGCCGGCTTCCTGGACAAGCGCCAGTACACCGAAGGTGACCTGGTGAAACCCGGGCAAGTGCTGTTCCAGATGGACCGCAAACCCTTCGAGGCCGCTCTGGCCTCGGCCCAGGGGCAAATGGCCCAGCAACAGGCGCGCTGGGAAGTGGCCAAGGCCACCCTCGCCCGCGTCAAGCCGCTGGCGGCACAGAACGCCGTCAGCAAGATGGACCTGGACAATGCCGTCGGCGCCGAGCGTGAAACCAAGGCCGCCGTGCTCGCCGCCGAAGGCCAGGTCCGCACCGCGCAACTGAACCTGAGCTACACCACCATTACCTCGCCCCTCAACGGCCTTTCCGGCGACGCGAAGAAACAGGAAGGCAGCTACGTCACCCCGGGTGAATCGGGACTGCTGACCTCGGTGTTCCAGATGGACCCGATCTACGTCAACTTCAGTCTCTCGGAAAACGAAACCCTCAAATACCGCGACGAGATCGCCGCCGGACGCCTGAAATTTCCGCCACGCAGCGACTTTGTCGTCGAAGTGGTACTGGCTGACGGCACCGTGGTGCCCGAACACGGCAAGGTGAATTTCACCGCACCGGCCTACAGTCAGGACACCGGCACCTTCCTGGTCCGCGCGGTGCTCGCCAACCCCAACGGCCTGCTGCGCCCCGGCCAGTTCGTGCGCGCCCTGGCCAAGGGCGCGAGCCGGCCGAATGCGATTCTGGTGCCGCAAAAGGCCGTTCTCGAGGGGGCGAAAAGCCACTTTGTCTGGGTGGTCAACGGCGAAGGCAAACCCGAGCAACGGGTGGTCGAGGTCGGCGAATGGCAAGGCGATAACTGGTTCATCAGCAAAGGACTGAAAGCCGGCGAGCGCATCGTGGTCGATGGCGCGCTTCGGGTGACGCCCGGCGGGCCGCTGAAAATCAACGAGGCAACCGTCAAGGCGCCGGTCGCCCCTGAAAGCGGGCAAACCATCAAGGCAGGCTCGAAAGCCGCACCGGGCGGGACCAGCCCATGA
- a CDS encoding quinone oxidoreductase family protein translates to MAKAIRFYETGGPEVLRYEDVEVGEPGPGQVRLRHVAVGLNYADTYFRNGTYPIPMPNGMGVEASGVVQAIGEGVTNVQVGDRVTYTGFLNTLGAYSTERLIPAAPLIKLPETIGFETAAAMTMRGLTSSYLMRRIYDFKAGDSILLHAAAGGVGLIVSQWAKLLGLNVIGTVSSEAKGEVALAHGCDHVINYSHEDVAQRVRELTDGVGVNVVFDSVGKNTFMGSLDSLKRRGLMVCVGTASGPIPAFDPVMLAMKGSLYLTRPALADYIADPAEKAALAGELFDHVGSGRIKIEINQHYALQDAVQAHRDLESRKTTGSSIFVI, encoded by the coding sequence ATGGCTAAAGCCATACGCTTTTACGAAACCGGTGGTCCCGAAGTACTTCGCTATGAAGATGTCGAAGTCGGCGAACCCGGTCCGGGCCAGGTCCGTCTTCGCCACGTAGCCGTTGGCCTGAACTATGCCGACACCTACTTTCGCAACGGCACCTACCCGATCCCGATGCCCAATGGCATGGGCGTTGAAGCGTCCGGCGTGGTCCAGGCCATCGGCGAAGGCGTGACCAACGTGCAAGTGGGAGACCGTGTCACTTACACCGGTTTCCTCAATACCCTGGGTGCCTACAGCACCGAACGACTGATCCCGGCCGCGCCGCTGATCAAGCTGCCGGAAACCATCGGCTTCGAAACCGCTGCGGCCATGACCATGCGCGGCCTGACATCGTCGTACCTGATGCGTCGCATCTATGACTTCAAGGCAGGCGACAGCATCCTGCTGCACGCCGCCGCCGGCGGTGTCGGCCTGATCGTTTCGCAATGGGCCAAACTGCTGGGCCTGAATGTCATCGGCACGGTCTCCAGCGAAGCCAAGGGCGAAGTCGCCCTGGCCCATGGCTGCGATCACGTCATCAACTACAGCCACGAAGATGTCGCCCAGCGCGTACGCGAACTGACTGACGGCGTGGGCGTGAACGTGGTGTTCGACAGCGTCGGCAAAAACACCTTCATGGGCTCGCTGGATTCGCTCAAGCGTCGCGGCCTGATGGTGTGCGTCGGCACCGCATCCGGACCGATCCCGGCGTTCGATCCGGTGATGCTGGCCATGAAGGGCTCGCTGTACCTGACCCGCCCGGCACTGGCTGACTACATCGCGGACCCGGCGGAAAAGGCCGCATTGGCCGGCGAGTTGTTCGATCACGTCGGCAGCGGCCGCATCAAGATCGAAATCAACCAGCACTACGCCTTGCAGGATGCCGTCCAGGCCCACCGTGACCTGGAATCGCGCAAGACCACTGGCTCCTCGATTTTCGTCATTTAA
- a CDS encoding TauD/TfdA dioxygenase family protein, translating to MRVEQLTCSIGAELIGVNLADAVHDDGLFAEIRAQLLKHRVVFLRDQDISRAEHVAFARRFGELEDHPVAGSDPDHPGLVRIYKNPDQPMDRYENAWHTDATWREAPPMGCVLRCVECPPVGGDTMWANMVEAYARLPEDVKVKIADLRARHSIEASFGAAMPIEKRLALKAMYPDAEHPVVRTHPETGEKVLFVNAFTTHLSNYHTPDRVRFGQDANPGASELLRYLISQAYIPEYQVRWRWKPNSIAIWDNRSTQHYAVMDYPPCHRKMERAGIIGDKTF from the coding sequence ATGAGAGTCGAACAATTGACCTGCAGCATCGGCGCGGAACTGATCGGCGTGAACCTCGCCGATGCGGTCCATGACGACGGTCTTTTCGCCGAAATTCGTGCTCAGTTGCTCAAGCACCGGGTGGTGTTCCTGCGCGACCAGGACATCAGCCGTGCCGAGCATGTGGCCTTCGCCCGACGTTTTGGTGAGCTGGAAGACCACCCGGTGGCCGGCAGCGATCCGGATCACCCGGGGCTGGTACGCATCTACAAGAACCCGGACCAGCCGATGGACCGCTACGAAAACGCCTGGCACACCGACGCCACCTGGCGCGAGGCGCCGCCGATGGGTTGCGTGCTGCGCTGCGTGGAGTGCCCGCCGGTGGGCGGCGACACCATGTGGGCCAACATGGTCGAGGCGTACGCGCGCTTGCCCGAAGACGTGAAAGTGAAGATCGCCGACCTGCGCGCCCGTCACAGCATCGAAGCGAGCTTCGGCGCCGCCATGCCGATCGAGAAACGCCTGGCGCTCAAGGCGATGTACCCGGACGCCGAACATCCGGTGGTGCGCACCCACCCGGAAACCGGCGAGAAGGTGCTGTTCGTCAACGCCTTCACCACCCACTTGAGCAACTACCACACCCCTGACCGGGTGCGCTTCGGCCAGGACGCCAATCCGGGCGCCAGCGAATTGCTGCGCTACCTGATCAGCCAGGCGTACATCCCGGAGTACCAGGTGCGCTGGCGCTGGAAACCCAACAGCATCGCCATCTGGGACAACCGCAGTACCCAGCATTACGCGGTCATGGACTACCCGCCGTGCCATCGCAAGATGGAGCGCGCCGGGATCATCGGTGACAAGACGTTCTGA
- a CDS encoding 3-keto-5-aminohexanoate cleavage protein codes for MQFFDDSLHPENMEKVVITVAPYGPEWMPEDFPEDIPLTMDEQVQKAVDCYEAGATVLHLHVRELDGKGSKRLSKFNELIAGVREAVPDMIIQVGGSISFAPESEGEAAKWLSDDTRHMLAELTPKPDQVTVAINTTQMNIMELLYPEYLKGTSLDNPLVHAAYSEMTVPAGPAWVAEHLKRLMDNNIQPHFQLTGMHALETLERLVRRGVYMGPLNLTWIGIGGGFDGPNPFNFFNFIHRAPDGCTLTSESLLKNVMPFNTMSMAMGMHPRVGNEDTIIDHKGDRFGSVDQIKQTVRIAHELGREIATGKEAREIYRIGVKYNSIEETLLANGMAPNRKAGQKGVPQRG; via the coding sequence ATGCAATTTTTTGACGATTCGTTGCACCCGGAAAACATGGAAAAAGTGGTCATCACCGTGGCCCCGTACGGCCCGGAATGGATGCCGGAAGACTTCCCGGAAGACATCCCGCTGACCATGGACGAACAAGTGCAGAAAGCGGTCGATTGCTATGAAGCCGGCGCGACTGTCCTGCACCTGCACGTACGTGAACTGGACGGCAAGGGTTCCAAGCGCCTGTCCAAGTTCAACGAGCTGATCGCCGGTGTGCGCGAAGCCGTGCCGGACATGATCATCCAGGTCGGCGGTTCGATTTCCTTCGCCCCTGAGAGCGAAGGTGAAGCGGCCAAGTGGCTGTCGGACGACACCCGCCACATGCTTGCCGAGCTGACGCCAAAACCGGACCAGGTCACGGTGGCGATCAACACCACCCAGATGAACATCATGGAGCTGCTGTATCCGGAGTACCTCAAGGGCACTTCCCTGGATAACCCGCTGGTCCATGCCGCCTACAGCGAAATGACCGTACCGGCGGGCCCTGCCTGGGTGGCCGAGCACCTCAAGCGCCTGATGGACAACAACATCCAGCCGCACTTCCAGCTGACCGGCATGCACGCCCTGGAAACCCTCGAGCGCCTGGTGCGTCGTGGCGTCTACATGGGTCCGCTGAACCTGACCTGGATCGGCATCGGCGGTGGTTTCGACGGCCCGAACCCGTTCAACTTCTTCAACTTCATCCACCGCGCGCCGGACGGCTGCACCCTGACGTCCGAGTCGTTGCTCAAGAACGTCATGCCGTTCAACACCATGTCCATGGCCATGGGCATGCACCCGCGCGTTGGCAACGAAGACACTATCATTGATCACAAGGGCGACCGTTTCGGCTCGGTCGATCAGATCAAGCAGACCGTGCGCATCGCCCACGAACTGGGTCGCGAAATCGCCACCGGCAAAGAAGCCCGTGAGATCTATCGCATCGGTGTGAAGTACAACAGCATCGAAGAAACCCTGTTGGCCAACGGCATGGCCCCCAACCGCAAGGCTGGGCAGAAGGGTGTGCCGCAGCGCGGCTGA
- a CDS encoding MFS transporter produces MAFHSIAADDDDGAVAVARPYAWIVFALTFGLLISDYMSRQVLNAVFPLLKGEWALSDGQLGLLSGIVALMVGLLTFPLSLLADRFGRVKSLALMALLWSLATLGCALAQDYPQMFIARFMVGVGEAAYGSVGIAVVISVFPKHMRATLASAFMAGGMFGSVLGMALGGAIAAKLGWRWSFAGMSLFGLMLAVLYPIIVKEARIAPKRVVDKATAAVKRPLRTLWSSPSVIATYIGSGLQLFVGGTVIVWMPSYLNRYYEMATDKAGGVAAIIVLCSGAGMILCGMLSDRMCRNSPERKVSLAIAYCLGSCLLLSAAFALQPGPVQLVLICLGMLIAAGTTGPAGAMVANLTHYSVHGTAFATLTLANNMLGLAPGPFLTGKLSDLIGLHTAFQVVPLVSIAAAAVFFYAKCHYHKDIARLQGQSVPDPVCNAGLEVKL; encoded by the coding sequence ATGGCCTTTCACTCAATCGCCGCAGACGATGACGACGGCGCCGTCGCTGTTGCGCGTCCGTATGCCTGGATCGTCTTTGCACTGACGTTCGGCCTGTTGATTTCCGATTACATGTCGCGTCAGGTGCTGAACGCAGTGTTCCCGCTGCTCAAGGGCGAGTGGGCACTGAGCGACGGCCAGCTCGGCTTGCTCAGCGGCATCGTCGCCTTGATGGTCGGGCTGCTGACGTTCCCGCTGTCGTTGCTGGCCGACCGGTTTGGCCGGGTCAAGAGCCTGGCGCTGATGGCCTTGCTCTGGAGCCTGGCGACCCTGGGTTGCGCGTTGGCCCAGGATTACCCGCAGATGTTCATCGCCCGGTTCATGGTCGGTGTTGGTGAAGCGGCCTACGGCAGTGTCGGCATTGCCGTGGTGATTTCGGTGTTTCCCAAGCACATGCGCGCCACCCTGGCCAGTGCCTTCATGGCCGGCGGGATGTTCGGCTCGGTGCTGGGCATGGCGCTGGGCGGTGCGATTGCCGCCAAGCTGGGCTGGCGCTGGTCGTTCGCCGGCATGTCGCTGTTCGGCCTGATGCTGGCGGTGTTGTACCCGATCATCGTCAAGGAGGCGCGCATCGCCCCCAAGCGTGTCGTGGACAAGGCGACGGCGGCGGTCAAGCGTCCGTTGCGCACCCTGTGGTCGAGCCCTTCGGTGATTGCCACTTATATAGGCAGCGGCCTGCAATTGTTTGTCGGCGGCACGGTGATCGTGTGGATGCCCAGCTACCTCAATCGTTACTACGAGATGGCCACGGACAAGGCCGGCGGTGTCGCGGCGATCATCGTGCTGTGCAGCGGCGCGGGAATGATCCTGTGCGGCATGCTCAGCGACCGGATGTGCCGCAACTCACCGGAGCGCAAGGTGTCCCTGGCCATCGCCTATTGCCTGGGCAGTTGCCTGCTGTTGTCGGCGGCCTTTGCCTTGCAACCGGGGCCGGTGCAACTGGTGCTGATTTGCCTGGGCATGCTGATCGCGGCCGGCACTACCGGGCCTGCCGGGGCCATGGTTGCCAACCTGACCCATTACTCGGTCCACGGCACGGCGTTCGCCACGCTGACCCTGGCCAACAACATGCTCGGCCTGGCGCCCGGACCGTTCCTGACCGGCAAGCTGTCCGACCTGATCGGCTTGCACACCGCCTTCCAGGTGGTGCCGCTGGTCAGCATCGCGGCCGCGGCGGTGTTCTTTTATGCCAAGTGTCATTACCACAAAGATATTGCCCGTCTTCAGGGTCAGAGCGTGCCTGACCCCGTCTGCAATGCCGGGCTAGAGGTGAAGTTGTGA
- a CDS encoding DsbA family oxidoreductase, with amino-acid sequence MSRRLRIDVFFDFICPWCLIGKRQLEHAQVQFRSRHPDVQITTMWHGVQLLPQIPVQGEPFADFYRKRLGNADAVTMRQAQVQQAAAAVGLNIDLSNIATMPNTADAHRLMARVSEQGNEVQRDILLERLFAAYFQKGEDLGCRTTLLAIARSCGIDPDVVADCLTGDASPFEGFPGGTGGVPSFQFDRRMTVVGAQPAQALLGAMNEALKERERERQPA; translated from the coding sequence GTGAGTCGTCGTTTACGTATTGATGTGTTTTTCGATTTCATTTGCCCCTGGTGCCTGATCGGCAAGCGTCAACTGGAGCATGCCCAGGTGCAGTTTCGCAGTCGTCATCCGGATGTGCAGATCACCACGATGTGGCATGGCGTGCAGTTGCTGCCACAGATACCGGTACAGGGTGAACCCTTCGCCGATTTCTACCGCAAGCGCCTGGGCAATGCCGATGCAGTGACCATGCGTCAGGCCCAGGTCCAGCAGGCGGCCGCGGCGGTGGGGTTGAACATCGACCTGAGCAACATCGCGACCATGCCCAACACCGCGGATGCTCATCGCTTGATGGCGCGGGTCAGCGAGCAGGGCAATGAGGTGCAACGCGATATTTTGCTCGAACGCCTGTTCGCCGCTTATTTCCAGAAGGGCGAGGACCTGGGTTGCCGTACGACCCTGCTGGCGATCGCTCGCTCCTGCGGCATCGATCCAGACGTGGTCGCCGACTGCCTGACGGGCGATGCCTCGCCCTTCGAAGGTTTCCCAGGCGGAACCGGTGGTGTGCCGAGCTTTCAGTTCGATCGCCGCATGACCGTGGTGGGGGCGCAACCGGCCCAGGCGCTTCTGGGGGCGATGAACGAAGCCCTCAAGGAACGTGAGCGCGAGCGGCAACCGGCATGA
- a CDS encoding Rieske (2Fe-2S) protein: MTRRIPVPAGKFPPAGGRALFEFDDKSLALFNVDGELYVIDDSCPHQGASLCGGRLDGKVIQCCAHGLRFDLRSGYLLNSNLVKVNNYPVEIIDDQAFIVIASEETAP, translated from the coding sequence ATGACCCGGCGCATTCCCGTACCGGCCGGCAAGTTTCCGCCGGCCGGTGGCCGAGCGCTGTTCGAATTCGACGACAAGAGCCTGGCGCTGTTCAACGTCGACGGCGAGCTGTACGTCATCGATGACAGCTGTCCGCATCAGGGCGCCTCGCTGTGTGGCGGACGCCTGGATGGCAAGGTGATCCAGTGTTGCGCCCATGGTCTGCGTTTCGACCTGCGCAGCGGTTATCTGCTCAATTCCAACCTGGTGAAGGTTAACAACTACCCGGTCGAGATCATCGACGACCAGGCGTTTATCGTCATCGCTTCAGAGGAGACCGCGCCATGA
- a CDS encoding YeiH family protein, translated as MSAIALTRIHSRTRELAPGFIVSLIVAAAASFLSEHYGAPVMLFALLLGMALNFLADDGRCKAGVEFTARTVLRIGVALLGMRITLEQMAALGWKPIALVVILVVVTIGVSVIAAKALGFQRLFGMLTGGATAICGASAALALAAALPNHPQKERATLFTVIGVSALSTMAMIVYPMIANWLHLSPQLAGVFLGATIHDVAQVVGAGYSMSTETGDTATVVKLMRVAMLLPVIVTAAMITRMQGADPTGKRPPLLPWFAVGFLVLACINSTGWVVPAVQGAVNDLSRWCLVISISALGMKTRLKELASVGIKPILLMVGETVFLVVLVLLLLHWGA; from the coding sequence ATGAGCGCCATTGCTCTCACCCGTATCCACAGTCGCACGCGCGAACTGGCGCCGGGATTTATCGTCAGCCTGATCGTGGCCGCCGCTGCGTCGTTTTTATCCGAGCACTACGGTGCGCCGGTCATGCTGTTTGCCTTGCTATTGGGCATGGCCCTGAATTTTCTCGCCGATGACGGTCGATGCAAGGCCGGTGTCGAGTTCACTGCCCGCACTGTGCTGCGCATTGGCGTGGCGTTGCTGGGCATGCGTATCACCCTTGAACAGATGGCCGCATTGGGCTGGAAGCCGATTGCGCTGGTGGTGATTCTGGTGGTGGTGACCATCGGCGTTTCGGTGATCGCCGCCAAGGCCCTGGGCTTCCAGCGCCTGTTCGGCATGCTCACCGGCGGCGCGACGGCCATCTGCGGCGCCTCGGCGGCATTGGCCTTGGCGGCGGCGCTGCCGAACCATCCGCAGAAAGAGCGCGCGACCTTGTTCACGGTGATCGGTGTGTCGGCGCTGTCGACCATGGCGATGATTGTCTATCCGATGATCGCCAACTGGCTGCACCTGTCGCCGCAACTGGCGGGGGTGTTTCTAGGGGCGACCATTCATGACGTGGCCCAGGTGGTCGGTGCGGGCTACAGCATGTCGACCGAGACCGGCGACACGGCCACGGTGGTCAAGTTGATGCGGGTGGCCATGTTGCTGCCGGTGATCGTCACCGCCGCCATGATCACCCGCATGCAGGGCGCCGACCCGACCGGCAAGCGGCCGCCGCTGTTGCCCTGGTTTGCCGTGGGTTTCCTGGTGCTGGCGTGCATCAACAGCACCGGCTGGGTGGTCCCGGCGGTGCAGGGCGCGGTCAATGACCTGTCGCGCTGGTGCCTGGTGATTTCCATCAGCGCCCTGGGCATGAAGACCCGGCTCAAGGAGCTGGCGTCAGTGGGTATCAAACCGATTTTGCTGATGGTGGGGGAGACCGTTTTCCTCGTCGTGCTGGTGCTGTTGTTGCTGCACTGGGGGGCTTGA